The window AGTAAATGGATGATTACCTTTTAACATAAAATTTTGTCTTAATAATTTATATCGTACGGTAATACTATTACTTAGATTTTTATCTTTAAGACTTAATCTTagttaaatataaatattaaattttatttttccttCAATTAAATTACCATTTCCTTTTGCAATGATACTTTCTTGATTATTAATTATACAATCATCTCTAATTTCTAATTCTAATGGTGTAACTAAGTCACTAAAAATACTTTTTAAAATTACTTGAATAGTTGATATATGAATATAAGCAATTTTAATTCTATCTATTTCTTTAATACTAGATAATCTATTTCtaatttgttgtttatttattataGGTATAATGATATTTCCTTGAGTTGATTCTATGGATATTGGTTCTTCTCCTATAATTTTTccaaatatataatattttttctaGAAAAGAAGTTTTTCAGTGTGTTATTTCTAAAATTATGTTTTCGGATAgtgtaaaatttgatttttcttatagcatttttattgatattatttttattaattaaggcGTCAAAAATATATCCAGATTCATTTTCTTCATTGTTAATAATTATTGGTGAATTTTCTATTTCTTGAGACATATTTTATAGctttaaaaataataatgaaGTTTATTATATCTACTATTTTTTATGACAAGTAATATGCATGAATGTAATAACATTTTTAATGATGCATGATGAATATTTTTCTTATGAACGAACGTATGAATAAtcatatttataataaaaatgataaGAACGAaacttagctctgataccaaaatTAAGGACATGACGGAATTAATAGAaagttatgatatgattatacatgaatgATGCGCCGGGATGAATTGTTTAAATTATACAAAtgattatatggataatcttggGTATGTTTGGATAGGGCTTTGCTATTCAGAAATTGAACAACTATTTCAACAGATAAAGAACTTTGAGATCAACTCAAGTCTTAAACACTCAAACTTCACTTGTTTATTTCATACGAgcaaaggccctatttataggctcAAGAGAGCCGGTTACATAATTGAGTTGTAATCGTTTGATTGCGATATGAcatatatattttcattatagCCCCCTAGACTATTGTGGGTTACCTACTTTATTTCATTTCTAACCGACACTAACTTTATATCATATTCTCTATCAACaaacatatataataataatcatacaacGACAAATGACAAATAATTTACAATCTCTTCATTCTTATAATCCTTAACTCTTTAAGTTGATCATTCCAGAAAAAAGGATGTTATTTATGTCCTCCCAAAATGTGAACATTGTAGATCAGAATAATTCTAGTCTTTTTCCTGTTAAACGACTTGTAGTATCTCTAACATTCCTAACATTGGACTTTGAATTCAAATAGCATTTATATGATTGCAAGACATGCTACGTTAATAGGGGAAATGTCACAAAAAAATGAAACATTAAACTTATACGGAATACtaaataaaatattgaaaaaaaaaaaaaaaaaaaaaaaaaaaaaaaaaaaaaaaaaaaccttagatTTCCACATGTCATAACCTGCACTGCATATCAATATGCTAAAATCCATTTGGCCTACCAAAATCTGATACACAAAACAACGACCTAATTTTCGGGTACAATCATAAAATACATAGATGATGATAAATAACTCACTGCTTAGATAGATCATCGTTGTTTCCGACTATCTTTTCCAAATAGAATTTGTAAGGTATTTGCGAAAATCTTACGTCAAAATGTtaaaagaataaagaaaatatGTTTATATAAGTTTAAATCTGAACTAAGTTGTAGGCCCATAGATTTTCGTAGACCACATAAAAAATCACAACCAGTATTTATCAAAGTAAAAGtcgttataaaataaataaataaatagaggCATAGGAAACATATGATTATTTTTAGTATTTGAtaatttttgattattttttgaaaaatgtttaaTGAGGTCaattaaatttgtcattttctcGAAAATAAATACATAGTAATTTTGGTCATTTACCCTAAATTTATTATCCTTATATTAAcgtttaaaagaaaatatatattttttttagataTTTGGTACCAATTCCTATTAACACTTTGAAAATTCATGTTGTCATATTTCTTTCACTTATACATCCTTCAACCAAAGATACAAAGTTTAGCAAATCTTATACTTATAAATCCTTCAATCATTAAACATTGATTTACAGAAACACAAGGATGCACATTTTCTGATTTTCTTCACAAACCACACACATAACTCCATTAAACGTTTCTTGATCGAAGTCTCAGTAAGAAAGATGAACAGTCAACCTCATCAACGACTCCACGCCATCTGCAACAATCTGACCAGCTGGTATGAGCGATCGAACCTCAGCAAACCCACAAGCATGCAAGAACTTCCCTGTGCCACCGGTCACCGACAACCGAGACATCGCACTTCCGATATGGTAAACTCCAAAGAAATTGATACTATCTCCATACTCACCTCCTTCCATCATCGCCGTGAATGTCATCATCTGTCTACTTCCATCCGCCGAGCTTGCAACGTAAACTCCTTGTGCTTTCCCTAACGACTGCGATCCCAATTTTGGGTCGATGGTCAGAACATCGTCGATCACTGTTATGGTCCCGAACCCTAGCCCTAGCCCATCTGGTCCCAATTGGGCAGCGATCTGGTTTTGAACATTGTTTTGGTTCAGGTTTCCGGCGAATTGGGTGCCAACCAAGCCAGTTCCGAGTGGGATCCCGTTGCCGTTCACGGTGGGAATGGCACCATTGGCGTTAGGAATCGCTACTCCGCCTTGTGGTGCCCGGAAACCTATGCGTCTAGCGAAGGGGACTTGACCACTGTATATGTTACCTAGTAGACCTGTTACTGGTCTTGCTGTGGGGTTGCTGCCACCAAGAATATCATGCATGTAGAGCTCGAAAACATGTtctcctcctccacctcctcctcctgcTGCTGCTGCCGCCGGTGCTGGATCCACTGCTGACACGCTCAAGATTCCTATGATCATGAAGACCAAAGATAAAGATTGCTTCGACATCTTGAAGGTTGTATGTGAGTGAATGAAAGATAGATGGAAGCTTGTTGTTTTGGATGGTTATGGAGGTATGGAGGTGGTGCTTAAATACCAAATAATACTACAGACAGAAgtataaagaagaagaagatggagtTGGTTTAACTTAAAGTTGTCATTTTTTACATATATTCAAC of the Lactuca sativa cultivar Salinas chromosome 6, Lsat_Salinas_v11, whole genome shotgun sequence genome contains:
- the LOC111879528 gene encoding dirigent protein 18, translated to MSKQSLSLVFMIIGILSVSAVDPAPAAAAAGGGGGGGEHVFELYMHDILGGSNPTARPVTGLLGNIYSGQVPFARRIGFRAPQGGVAIPNANGAIPTVNGNGIPLGTGLVGTQFAGNLNQNNVQNQIAAQLGPDGLGLGFGTITVIDDVLTIDPKLGSQSLGKAQGVYVASSADGSRQMMTFTAMMEGGEYGDSINFFGVYHIGSAMSRLSVTGGTGKFLHACGFAEVRSLIPAGQIVADGVESLMRLTVHLSY